From Tachypleus tridentatus isolate NWPU-2018 chromosome 8, ASM421037v1, whole genome shotgun sequence, a single genomic window includes:
- the LOC143223753 gene encoding grpE protein homolog 1, mitochondrial-like produces MRKQIEEAKQFGIQNFCKDLLDIADVLSKAVESVPQDSLTSENPNLKNLYEGLKMTEAQLQNVFKRHGLNQINPQGEKFNPNQHEALFQQQDPSKEPGTVFIVTKIGYKLNERTIRPALVGVVQGSA; encoded by the coding sequence ATGAGGAAACAGATAGAAGAGGCCAAACAGTTTGGTATACAGAACTTTTGTAAAGACTTACTGGACATTGCTGATGTATTGAGTAAAGCAGTAGAAAGTGTTCCCCAAGATTCCTTGACCAGTGAAAATCCTAACCTAAAAAATTTGTACGAAGGTCTGAAAATGACAGAAGCCCAACTACAAAATGTCTTCAAGAGACACGGTCTCAATCAGATTAATCCGCAGGGAGAAAAATTCAACCCAAACCAACATGAAGCACTGTTCCAACAACAGGACCCTTCAAAGGAGCCTGGGACTGTTTTCATCGTAACCAAAATTGGTTATAAACTGAATGAGAGAACGATTCGTCCGGCACTAGTAGGGGTAGTTCAGGGTTCAGCATAA